A portion of the Pithys albifrons albifrons isolate INPA30051 chromosome 1, PitAlb_v1, whole genome shotgun sequence genome contains these proteins:
- the CNGA4 gene encoding cyclic nucleotide-gated channel alpha-4: protein MARAETGTGTGTGTGLAVRTNIPQRWTLDPAGDWHYWWISLMVLPILYNWVVLILRCCFPEVQEAQAGLWRGLDGLSDSLYVLDIAVRLHTGFLEDGILVQDISRTRRRYLCSWAFPWDVATVLPTELLCLFSGVSGVLGVPVARANRCLRVPRLFEAFDRCETRTGWPNTFRVAKLMVYLVLGIHWHGCLYFALSTWLGLGTDPWVCPAFSRPLHRYLHSFYFSTLVLAMVGDTPTPQREEEFLFTVAGFLLAVLGFATITGSISAVIANLSAADAAFYPDAGPVRRYLRARGVGGRLAGRVVRWHQHLRMQRKLPAEREVLQHLPRGLRAEVAASVHLPALRRVGLFRTWGHEVLRQLVLRLRPQVFGPGEFVCRRGDVGREMYFIRQGRLAVLGEDGVTQLAVLGEGLYFGEISLINIKGNTAGNRRTANILSIGYSDLFCLGKEDLAEVLAEFPHARAAMEAKGRELLLHMGRLDTEAEAAAAAAEAEAEQRLRGLQVALEGLQTRAARLLAQLEASALRMALRVQRLEEQLHLRRRWEGAAGTGGAAGTGGAAGTGGAVGMATPEWPSRTQGPAGGQGPPRAQEPTEVQSPLKAHGSARDWDPSKVQGAPKTQGPVLGPGPAGGWVPTELQRPSKGLDAGEPVLRH, encoded by the exons ATGGCCAGGGCCGAGACTGGCACTGGCACCGGCACTGGCACCGGACTCGCTGTGCG CACCAACATTCCCCAGAGATGGACCCTGGACCCCGCCGGGGACTGGCACTACTGGTGGATCAGCCTCATGGTGCTGCCCATCCTCTACAACTGGGTCGTCCTCATCCTCAG GTGCTGCTTCCCGGAGGTGCAGGAGGCACAGGCGGGGCTGTGGCGGGGCCTGGACGGGCTCAGCGATTCGCTGTATGTGCTGGACATCGCCGTGCGCCTGCACACAG GTTTTCTGGAGGATGGGATCCTCGTGCAGGACATCAGCCGGACACGGCGGCGctacctgtgctcctgggcCTTCCCCTGGGATGTGGCAACCGTGCTGcccactgagctgctctgcctgttcTCAGGGGTCTcgggggtcctgggggtcccagtgGCACGTGCCAACCGCTGCCTGCGGGTGCCACGGCTCTTCGAGGCCTTCGACCGATGCGAGACACGCACGGGGTGGCCCAACACGTTCCGCGTGGCCAAGCTGATGGTGTACCTGGTGCTGGGCATCCACTGGCACGGCTGCCTCTACTTTGCGCTGTCGacatggctggggctgggcaccGACCCCTGGGTCTGCCCTGCTTTCTCACGCCCACTGCACCGATACCTGCACAGCTTCTACTTCTCCACGCTGGTCCTGGCCATGGTGGGTGACACACCAACGCCCCAGCGCGAGGAGGAGTTCCTCTTCACCGTCGCTGGCTTCCTCCTGGCCGTGCTGGGCTTCGCCACCATCACGGGCAGCATCAGTGCGGTTATCGCCAACCTCAGCGCAGCCGACGCCGCCTTCTACCCCGACGCGGGGCCGGTGCGGCGGTACCTGCGGGCGCGGGGTGTGGGCGGGCGGCTGGCGGGGCGCGTGGTGCGCTGGCACCAGCACCTGCGGATGCAGCGCAAGCTGCCGGCGGAGCgggaggtgctgcagcacctgccccGGGGGCTGCGGGCCGAGGTGGCGGCCAGCGTGCACCTGCCGGCGCTGCGGCGCGTGGGGCTGTTCCGCACCTGGGGGCACGAGGTGCTGCGGCAGCTGGTGCTGCGCCTCCGCCCGCAGGTCTTCGGGCCGGGCGAGTTCGTGTGCCGGCGCGGCGACGTGGGCCGCGAGATGTACTTCATCCGCCAGGGCCGGCTGGCCGTGCTGGGCGAGGACGGCGTCACGCAGCTGGCCGTGCTGGGCGAGGGGCTCTATTTCGGAGAGATCAGCCTCATTAACATCAAGG GGAACACGGCCGGGAACAGGCGCACGGCCAACATCCTGAGCATCGGGTACTCGGACCTGTTCTGCCTGGGCAAGGAGGACCTGGCGGAGGTGCTGGCCGAGTTCCCCCACGCCCGCGCCGCCATGGAGGCCAAGGgccgggagctgctgctgcacatggGCCGCCTGGACACGGAAGCCGAGGCAGCGGCAGCGGCTGCCGAGGCTGAGGCCGAGCAGCGGCTGCGGGGGCTGCAGGTGgccctggaggggctgcagacacGGGCGGCCcggctgctggcacagctggaggccAGTGCCCTGCGCATGGCCCTGCGTGTCCAGCGCCTCGAGGAGCAGCTGCACCTGCGGCGGCGGTGGGAgggtgcagcagggacaggtggggcagcagggacaggtggggcagcagggacaggtggggcAGTGGGAATGGCCACACCAGAGTGGCCAAGCAGGACGCAGGGTCCTGCTGGGGGACAGGGtccccccagggcacaggagccaACTGAAGTGCAGAGTCCCCTCAAGGCCCATGGTTCTGCCAGGGACTGGGATCCCTCCAAGGTACAGGGTGCCCCCAAGACACAGGGTCCTGTCCTGGGACCGGGTCCTGCTGGAGGATGGGTTCCCACTGAGCTGCAGCGTCCTTCCAAG GGTCTGGATGCTGGGGAACCAGTCCTGCGGCACTGA
- the FHIP1B gene encoding LOW QUALITY PROTEIN: FHF complex subunit HOOK-interacting protein 1B (The sequence of the model RefSeq protein was modified relative to this genomic sequence to represent the inferred CDS: inserted 2 bases in 1 codon) yields MERMSWLSKLTPRAGGQRAPRSASLQPPVTADPETCLMVFKNHWAQVLRILERRGTKPAPDDLSAVRNNTYQMLNLLAEDRPRGDGDRSQEDGDMACGPILEFVAAENLLERLLCWHLQGDFTEERKVEQLKLYEMLISQARQPLLRHKPVLTPLLRLLSVCAEPASAPLENSLVLLLNQLCVSVAREPAILELFFHSHTDQGPANLIIFSLLIPFIHHEGARGQQARDALLLIMAMSASNRAVAQSITDNSYFCPVLATGLSALYSSLPRKIEVRGDDWHFLRREDWIGVSSLVLFMNSLEFCNAVIQVAHPLVQKQLVDYVHNGFLVPVMGPALHKTSVEEMIASTAYLDLFLRSVSETALLKTFLRFVLLHRHDNATILDTLVGRINSNSRLCMVSLSLFRTLLSLNCEDVMLQLVLRYLLPCSHVMLSQKRAVRDLDIYGKTAAKFLSLIPRCCRPESPPPPPDRDEEPLAWARAHGSPSADAXPPAPKPSTPSRLSFFMRQASAAPPDAAAPRSPGPSAGSPPWPGPRDEVAELDRNYLEYLRDARRSIDRCAWACRVWSAPYDGEDPRAPGPPPDPDSPPERPPGPPTPRTKKRGLPEEGAREVPGGPLGGDDPGVGGPGPDPRDGGTLVNGAHVAAEPGRPEGDVAVKKVRRSARGEGEGGGGGPNGAPQALPPSWEPLQSVDSLLEELLARTPAEPPGAGVSIEAFTEELREIEAEMRNGGVGGPPAAPPEPSEPPLSREEEEAFASFAALPEGDGGTGRAPPRPPDPLAQVVASPPRAVGPPPSQPFTGPFVSVLFGKLENMPHNSLYVNFLLTGLVAQLACYPQPLLRSFLLNTNMVFQPSVKSLLQVLGSVKNKIESFAASQEDFPALLFKAKKYLIARGRLDWADGPGATPALRRPDTLARSRKPSLGELLLRHANSPTRARHAAQLALQGLRDGGLHPLPPTAPPARHGEALRVRNAVYCAVIFSEFLKELAAIAQAHAVTSPFLTEPPEE; encoded by the exons ATGGAGAGGATGAGCTGGCTGAGCAAGCTGACCCCGCGGGCAGGTGGGCAGCGAGCCCCCCGCAGCGCCAGCCTGCAGCCCCCCGTCACTGCCGACCCCGAGACCTGCCTCATGGTCTTCAAGAACCACTGGGCGCAG GTGCTGCGGATCCTGGAGCGGCGCGGCACCAAACCGGCCCCCGATGACCTCAGCGCAGTCCGCAACAACACCTACCAGATGCTGAACCTGCTGGCCGAGGACCGGCCCCGGGGCGATGGGGACAGGTCACAGGAGGACGGGGACATGGCCTGTGGGCCAATCCTGGAGTTTGTGGCTGCTGAGAATCTGCTGGAGCGGctcctgtgctggcacctgCAGGGAGACTTCACTGAGGAGAGGAAG GTGGAGCAGCTGAAGCTGTACGAGATGCTGATCAGCCAGGCCCGGCAGCCGCTGCTGCGGCACAAGCCGGTGCTGACGCCGCTGCTGCGCCTGCTCAGCGTCTGTGCCGAGCCCGCCTCGGCCCCGCTGGAGAacagcctggtgctgctgctcaacCAGCTCTGTGTCTCCGTGGCCCGCGAGCCGGCGATCCTGGAGCTCTTCTTCCACAGCCACACGGACCAGGGCCCCGCCAACCTCATTATCTTCTCCCTCCTCATCCCCTTCATCCACCACGAGGGCGCGCGGGGCCAGCAGGCACGCGACGCGCTGCTGCTCATCATGGCCATGTCAGCCAGCAACCGTGCTGTGGCACAGTCCATCACCGACAACTCCTACTTCTGCCCG gtGCTGGCCACGGGCCTGAGCGCCCTGTACTCCTCCCTGCCCCGCAAGATTGAGGTGCGGGGGGACGACTGGCACTTCCTGCGACGCGAGGACTGGATTGGCGTCTCCTCCCTTGTCCTCTTCATGAACTCGCTCGAGTTCTGCAATGCTGTCATCCAG GTTGCCCACCCGCTGGTGCAGAAGCAGCTGGTGGATTACGTCCACAACGGGTTCCTCGTGCCTGTGATGGGGCCAGCTCTGCACAAG ACCTCGGTGGAGGAGATGATCGCCAGCACAGCGTACCTGGACCTGTTCCTGCGCAGCGTCAGCGAGACGGCGCTGCTGAAAACCTTCCTGCGCTTCGTGCTGCTGCACCGGCACGACAACGCCACCATCCTGGACACGCTGGTGGGGCGCATCAACAGCAACTCCCGG ctgtgcaTGGTGTCCCTGAGCCTCTTCCGGACGCTGCTCAGCCTCAACTGTGAGGACGTGATGCTGCAGCTGGTGCTCAG gtacctgctgccctgcagccatGTGATGCTGAGCCAGAAGCGGGCAGTGCGGGACCTGGACATCTATGGGAAGACAGCAGCCAAGTTCCTGTCGCTCATCCCGCGCTGCTGCCGTCCCGAGAGCCCCCCGCCGCCCCCTGACCGGGATGAGGAGCCCCTTGCCTGGGCCAGGG CCCACGGCAGCCCCAGCGCAGACGC CCCCCCGGCCCCGAAGCCCTCCACGCCGTCCCGCCTCTCCTTCTTCATGCGCCAGGCGAGCGCAGCCCCGCCGGACGCGGCCGCCCCCCGCTCCCCCGGGCCCTCCGCGGGCAGCCCCCCCTGGCCCGGCCCCCGGGATGAGGTGGCGGAGCTGGACAGGAACTACTTGGAATACCTGCGGGACGCGCGGCGCAGCATCGACCGCTGCGCCTGGGCCTGCCGCGTCTGGTCGGCCCCCTACGACGGCGAGGACCCCCGCGCCCCTGGCCCCCCGCCCGACCCCGACAGCCCCCCGGAGCGGCCCCCGGGGCCCCCCACCCCGCGGACTAAGAAGCGGGGGCTGCCCGAGGAGGGGGCGCGGGAGGTGCCGGGGGGGCCCCTCGGGGGCGATGACCCCGGTGTGGGGGGGCCTGGCCCCGACCCCCGGGATGGGGGGACACTGGTGAACGGGGCGCACGTGGCGGCCGAGCCGGGGCGGCCCGAGGGGGACGTGGCGGTGAAGAAGGTCCGTCGGAGCGCCCGGGGCGAGGGggagggtggtggtgggggGCCAAATGGGGCTCCCCAGGCGCTGCCCCCCAGCTGGGAGCCACTGCAGTCGGTGGACTcgctgctggaggagctgctggcccGCACGCCCGCCGAGCCCCCCGGCGCCGGCGTCTCCATCGAGGCCTTCACCGAGGAGCTGCGTGAGATCGAGGCAGAGATGAGGAACGGAGGAGTGGGAGGGCCCCCGGCTGCCCCCCCGGAGCCCTCGGAGCCGCCCCTGTcccgggaggaggaggaggcctTTGCCAGCTTTGCCGCACTGCCCGAGGGAGACGGGGGCACTGGGCGGGCACCGCCACGGCCCCCAgaccccctggcacaggtggtGGCCAGCCCTCCGCGGGCGGTGGGGCCACCCCCCAGCCAGCCCTTCACAG gcccctttgtgtcagtgctgTTCGGGAAACTGGAGAACATGCCCCATAACTCGCTCTATGTCAACTTCCTGCTGACGGGGCTGGTGGCCCAGCTGGCCTGCtacccccagcccctgctccgcTCCTTCCTGCTCAACACCAACATGGTCTTCCAGCCCAGCGTCAAATCCTTGCTTCAG GTGCTGGGCTCGGTGAAGAACAAGATCGAGAGCTTTGCTGCCAGCCAGGAGGATTTCCCGGCGCTGCTCTTCAAAGCCAAGAAGTACCTGATTGCCCGTGGGCGGCTGGACTGGGCTGACGGCCCTGgggccacccctgccctgcggCGCCCCGACACCTTGG CCCGCAGCCGGAAGCCATCcctgggggagctgctgctgcgcCACGCCAACAGCCCGACGCGCGCGCGGCACGCGGCACAGCTGGCGCTGCAGGGGCTGCGGGACGGGGGgctgcaccccctgccccccacGGCACCCCCGGCGCGGCACGGCGAGGCCCTGCGCGTGCGCAACGCCGTGTACTGCGCCGTCATCTTCAGCGAGTTCCTCAAGGAGCTGGCGGCCATCGCCCAGGCCCACGCCGTCACCTCCCCGTTCCTCACGGAGCCCCCCGAGGAGTGA
- the RPS11 gene encoding small ribosomal subunit protein uS17: MADTQTERAYQKQPTIFQNKKRVLLGEGGKEKLPRYYRNVGLGFKTPKEAIEGTYIDKKCPFTGNVSIRGRILSGVVTKMKMQRTIVIRRDYLHYIRKYNRFEKRHKNMSVHLSPCFRDVQIGDIVTVGECRPLSKTVRFNVLKVTKAAGTKKQFQKF, translated from the exons ATGGCGGACACACAG acGGAACGCGCGTACCAGAAGCAGCCGACGATCTTCCAGAACAAGAAGCGGGTGCTGCTGGGCGAGGGCGGCAAGGAGAAGCTGCCCCGCTACTACCGCAACGTGGGGCTGGGCTTCAAGACCCCCAAGGAG GCCATCGAGGGCACCTACATTGACAAGAAGTGTCCCTTCACTGGGAATGTGTCCATCCGGGGCCGCATCCTCTCAG GTGTGGTGACCAAGATGAAGATGCAGCGCACGATCGTGATCCGTCGCGACTACCTGCACTACATCCGCAAGTACAACCGCTTCGAGAAGCGCCACAAGAACATGTCTGTGCACCTGTCCCCCTGCTTCAG GGACGTGCAGATTGGGGACATCGTGACAGTGGGCGAGTGCCGCCCGCTCAGCAAGACCGTGCGCTTCAACGTGCTCAAGGTGACCAAGGCTGCAGGCACCAAGAAGCAGTTCCAGAAGTTCTGA